The Thermoplasma sp. Kam2015 genome includes a window with the following:
- a CDS encoding dihydroneopterin aldolase family protein, translating to MKDPASHYFKCTPRERAVFEAGIKLGTVYHQYVGIPINQGNVSYIEKAIKESIMVQPFVEEAEVKIDPSVNNKKPGVYKYLTLSGEMLDVRIKVNYDGNVVVARLKYIPEMDYPLMYIEE from the coding sequence ATGAAAGATCCAGCATCACATTATTTCAAATGTACGCCACGGGAGAGAGCTGTGTTTGAAGCGGGCATCAAGCTCGGAACAGTTTATCATCAGTATGTTGGTATACCCATAAACCAGGGGAATGTGAGTTATATCGAAAAAGCGATAAAGGAAAGTATAATGGTTCAGCCTTTTGTTGAGGAGGCTGAAGTCAAGATCGATCCATCGGTCAATAATAAAAAACCTGGCGTATATAAATATCTGACATTGAGTGGAGAAATGCTGGACGTAAGGATTAAGGTGAACTACGACGGCAACGTGGTCGTGGCACGCCTGAAGTATATTCCGGAAATGGACTATCCGCTTATGTATATAGAGGAGTGA
- a CDS encoding ATP-dependent DNA helicase: MNANVVIAGPGTGKTTSISQKYVELIRKGVDQRDILCLTFTNKAAENMRNRIMQALQKEDLLTDLSALNVYTFHSFAYSAVRKYGYRGIVNQNFLRKVIFDYLIKNNVFNYEREYLISRIVPQLENIVRYLGSFGIDHVEEPEKVAASLRDVFEARRKEKGVKESTDEIIDLFVHISRIMDEYHLAKESKNLIDYNDMITKFLKLDVKPKFRYVLVDELQDASELQAKLISSVGEEVYAVGDRKQSIFGFQGGGFGNFEHHFPDASIDYLSTDHRNSEQILNYAREFFLKNTRYPNQYHAELAELKSSRDDKGYVEVIEADEEAIIDILKKFPNDKVGILARRNDQVIRISSILDRNNVKYASSALSATSDRAKKDVIAFLKMIIYGDMQSVINGLFTPFSGLQISEAYDIKESLISGNTSLQNYDLLKSLRLTYSALGIKGLIDIFDRLIIPIAIAFDQRYFLTVQRLYRNLNEYLDFYGNESRDDLINYLEICDDEMEEIDADERISVMTVHKAKGLEFDTVIYFPKNKKDEKMSAVDLVAEQMIRINNGRDVSVDLEDEDTRVDFVAITRAAKNLVIVTDDDSYFNAYSIRGGSIVATQNFIDENRYDIKREPYLAFVRGELNKAFDLIHEGGRIRKLIYSGIRRNNVISFSLLSSLEDPFRFLKDHILELKYTSPAMSFGTKIHGMAQEIYEGTINVQALPPHLVQYYENIIGVMKEIDEEWHMKQIGSEVEVKIPGSVYMKEAEDFILYGKIDAIFSDGEQYLILDYKTDKRRNSTNHYGDQLAFYKMLYSKSNHIDPKKIQTAIGYLALRPTVNTGEITYEVYRMEHKDSKIRSLIQRYVDYCKDPEKFIDDLIEYGSKNADDTLYDRIVAILKNGSIEM, translated from the coding sequence GTGAATGCAAACGTAGTGATTGCCGGTCCAGGTACAGGCAAGACCACGAGTATATCCCAAAAATATGTCGAGCTTATAAGAAAGGGTGTAGACCAGAGAGATATACTCTGCTTGACCTTCACCAATAAGGCTGCAGAGAATATGAGAAATAGAATCATGCAGGCTCTCCAGAAAGAGGATCTTTTAACAGATCTGAGCGCATTAAACGTATATACATTCCATTCATTTGCCTATTCCGCCGTCAGGAAATACGGATACAGAGGGATCGTCAATCAGAATTTCCTGAGAAAGGTGATCTTTGACTATCTCATCAAAAATAATGTATTCAATTATGAAAGGGAATATCTGATATCCAGAATTGTGCCTCAGCTTGAGAATATAGTTAGATACCTCGGCAGCTTCGGTATCGATCATGTCGAAGAACCGGAGAAGGTGGCTGCATCATTGAGAGATGTATTTGAGGCTCGGAGAAAGGAAAAAGGTGTAAAGGAAAGCACGGATGAGATAATAGATCTATTCGTTCATATCAGCAGGATAATGGATGAGTATCATCTGGCCAAGGAGTCAAAGAACCTGATCGATTACAATGATATGATAACAAAATTCCTGAAGCTGGATGTGAAGCCAAAATTCAGATATGTGCTTGTTGATGAGCTTCAAGACGCGAGTGAGCTTCAGGCCAAATTGATCAGTTCAGTTGGTGAGGAGGTGTATGCCGTCGGAGACAGGAAGCAGTCAATTTTCGGTTTTCAGGGCGGTGGATTCGGGAATTTCGAACATCATTTCCCGGACGCGTCTATTGACTATCTTTCCACCGATCATAGAAATTCTGAGCAGATACTGAATTACGCACGTGAGTTCTTTCTCAAGAATACCAGGTATCCGAATCAGTACCATGCTGAATTGGCTGAATTGAAAAGTTCAAGGGATGATAAGGGATATGTCGAGGTTATCGAGGCCGACGAAGAAGCCATTATTGATATTTTGAAGAAGTTTCCAAATGATAAAGTGGGCATTCTTGCCAGGAGAAACGATCAGGTCATAAGGATATCATCGATTTTAGATAGAAACAACGTAAAATACGCCTCCAGTGCCTTGTCTGCAACAAGCGATCGAGCCAAGAAGGATGTGATTGCCTTCCTGAAGATGATAATTTATGGTGACATGCAGAGTGTGATAAACGGCCTGTTCACGCCATTCAGTGGCTTACAGATAAGCGAAGCGTATGACATTAAGGAGAGCCTGATAAGTGGAAATACCAGCCTTCAGAATTACGATCTGCTTAAGAGTCTCAGGCTTACATACTCGGCACTTGGAATTAAAGGCCTCATAGATATATTCGATAGGTTGATAATTCCGATAGCGATAGCATTCGACCAGCGCTATTTCCTCACCGTTCAGAGATTATACAGAAACCTTAACGAGTATCTTGACTTCTACGGAAACGAAAGCAGAGACGATCTGATCAATTATCTGGAGATATGTGACGACGAAATGGAGGAGATAGACGCCGATGAGAGAATATCGGTTATGACCGTGCACAAGGCAAAGGGCCTCGAATTTGACACGGTAATATACTTTCCGAAGAACAAGAAGGACGAAAAGATGAGCGCAGTGGATCTGGTTGCGGAGCAGATGATCAGGATAAATAATGGGAGAGATGTCTCCGTTGATCTGGAAGACGAGGATACGCGTGTTGATTTTGTCGCAATAACGCGTGCTGCCAAGAATCTTGTAATTGTCACGGACGATGATAGTTATTTCAATGCTTATTCTATACGGGGAGGTTCTATCGTTGCTACGCAAAACTTCATAGATGAGAATAGATACGATATCAAGAGGGAGCCATACCTTGCCTTTGTACGTGGAGAACTCAATAAAGCATTCGATCTGATCCATGAAGGGGGAAGAATAAGAAAGCTGATCTACTCGGGAATAAGGAGGAATAATGTAATATCATTCTCTCTGCTTTCCTCTCTAGAAGATCCGTTCAGGTTTCTGAAGGATCATATACTGGAACTTAAGTACACAAGCCCGGCCATGAGTTTCGGCACAAAAATACACGGAATGGCGCAGGAGATCTACGAGGGAACGATAAATGTGCAGGCTTTACCGCCTCATCTTGTGCAATATTATGAAAATATAATTGGCGTCATGAAAGAGATAGATGAAGAATGGCACATGAAGCAGATAGGCAGTGAGGTAGAGGTGAAGATCCCTGGATCAGTTTATATGAAGGAGGCAGAAGATTTTATATTGTATGGTAAAATTGACGCTATTTTCAGCGATGGAGAACAATATCTCATACTTGATTACAAGACGGATAAGAGAAGGAATTCGACTAACCACTACGGCGATCAGCTCGCATTCTACAAGATGCTTTATTCAAAATCAAATCATATAGATCCAAAGAAGATACAAACGGCTATTGGATATCTCGCCCTTCGCCCGACTGTAAATACGGGGGAAATAACATACGAAGTTTATAGGATGGAACACAAGGATTCAAAGATAAGAAGTCTGATACAGCGATATGTGGATTACTGCAAAGATCCTGAAAAGTTCATAGACGATCTCATCGAATATGGATCCAAGAATGCAGATGATACGCTTTATGATCGTATAGTAGCAATATTGAAGAACGGAAGCATCGAGATGTAA
- a CDS encoding succinate dehydrogenase/fumarate reductase flavoprotein subunit, with translation MEKIKEDVIILGGGMAGLRAAVAAAEYNKNLSVGVVSKLYPLRSHSVSAEGGTSAVLNPKDSFDLHAYDTIKGSDYLADQDAVEEFVRLVPEQIYTTDHWGCPWSRNPDGTISQRDFGALSFPRATFAADKTGFHVMQTLFSRALKYDNIRFYNEYFATSMFIENGRFNSLTTINLRTGDFTVFQGKAIVFAAGGAGRLYQFSTYAHSVSGDGDAIAYRAGIPLKDMEFIQFHPTGLVPSGILITEGARADGGYLLNGEKKRFMQAYAPNKLEKASRDVVSRAIMWEIEAGRGAKGEYGDMEYVYLDLRHMADVLDERLPMITEIAKKFNGIDAHTELIPVHPATHYTMGGIDSNVKTTTDYSGIFAAGENACVSIHGANRLGSNSTNECLALGNVAGVSAAKYAMEHDIPDLVVSNVDAEEKRIWDDLLKRNGGENVAKIREDLRNNMDKNVGIFRDANGLNTALKNIKNYKERYEKISIQDKSSTFNMELEWALEVGFMLDLAEIITVGAIMRTESRGAHYRKDYPNRDDENFLKHTIATYTKNGPKITYKPVVITKWQPTVRTY, from the coding sequence TTGGAAAAGATTAAAGAGGATGTGATCATCCTTGGTGGCGGTATGGCTGGCCTGAGGGCAGCTGTCGCAGCCGCAGAATATAATAAAAATCTCTCTGTAGGGGTGGTCTCTAAACTGTATCCCCTCCGTTCTCATTCTGTTTCAGCAGAGGGTGGTACGAGTGCCGTCCTGAATCCAAAGGATAGCTTTGATCTCCATGCATATGATACCATTAAAGGTTCAGACTATCTGGCGGATCAGGACGCAGTTGAGGAATTTGTGAGGTTAGTCCCTGAGCAGATCTACACCACAGACCACTGGGGTTGCCCATGGAGCAGAAATCCAGATGGCACGATTTCTCAGAGAGATTTCGGAGCGCTGAGCTTTCCCAGAGCAACATTTGCTGCAGATAAGACCGGTTTCCACGTCATGCAGACGCTCTTCAGCCGTGCTCTGAAATATGATAACATTCGATTCTATAATGAATATTTCGCGACTTCGATGTTTATTGAAAATGGCAGATTCAACTCGCTTACGACCATCAACCTAAGAACTGGTGATTTTACCGTATTTCAGGGGAAGGCAATAGTCTTTGCAGCAGGTGGAGCTGGAAGGCTTTACCAGTTCAGCACTTACGCACATTCTGTTTCCGGTGATGGGGACGCCATAGCTTACAGAGCTGGAATACCGTTGAAGGATATGGAGTTCATTCAGTTCCATCCAACAGGGCTGGTACCATCCGGAATACTCATAACCGAAGGCGCCAGAGCAGACGGCGGATACCTTCTGAATGGCGAGAAGAAGAGGTTCATGCAGGCCTATGCACCCAACAAGCTGGAAAAGGCTTCCAGAGATGTTGTTTCAAGAGCCATCATGTGGGAGATAGAGGCGGGAAGAGGGGCCAAAGGAGAATATGGAGACATGGAGTATGTGTATCTTGACCTCAGGCATATGGCTGATGTACTGGATGAACGCCTACCAATGATAACTGAAATAGCCAAGAAGTTCAACGGGATAGATGCGCATACAGAACTTATCCCTGTACATCCGGCGACGCATTACACTATGGGTGGCATAGATTCAAACGTAAAGACAACCACGGATTATTCTGGAATTTTTGCCGCCGGAGAAAACGCGTGTGTGAGTATTCACGGAGCCAACAGACTCGGTTCCAACTCCACCAATGAATGCCTCGCGCTTGGAAATGTAGCCGGGGTATCTGCAGCCAAATATGCAATGGAACATGATATCCCTGACCTCGTAGTCTCCAATGTAGATGCCGAAGAGAAAAGGATATGGGATGACCTTCTCAAGAGGAATGGAGGAGAAAACGTCGCCAAGATAAGGGAGGATCTCAGAAACAACATGGACAAAAACGTGGGGATATTCAGAGACGCTAATGGCCTGAACACAGCTCTGAAAAATATAAAGAATTATAAGGAGAGGTATGAAAAGATATCGATACAGGACAAGTCCAGCACGTTCAACATGGAGCTGGAGTGGGCCCTTGAGGTTGGCTTCATGCTTGACCTGGCTGAAATTATTACTGTGGGCGCAATAATGAGGACTGAGAGCAGGGGCGCACACTACAGGAAGGATTATCCAAACAGAGACGACGAAAACTTTTTGAAACATACGATAGCTACGTATACAAAGAATGGACCTAAGATAACGTACAAGCCAGTGGTCATAACGAAGTGGCAGCCCACGGTCAGGACATATTGA
- a CDS encoding succinate dehydrogenase iron-sulfur subunit, translating to MADEYEFEIKRKDESGKVYYSTYKVPKDKISTVLEGLLYIKENLDQSLSFRYSCRMEICGSCGMEIDGKPRMACSTIVEDLKKDHIKIEPLKHYKVIRDLVVDIDPFFDKYREVKPYIIRDDDGKYDKELPQTPEQFHEYANFAMCIKCGLCMAACPIEGSDPNYLGPAPLAAAWRYIADNRDQGAKYRVEVVDGEEGTSRCHFAGECTEVCPKGVDPSFAIQKLRRTALKIEIASIFGGR from the coding sequence ATGGCCGATGAATATGAATTTGAAATAAAGAGGAAGGATGAAAGTGGGAAGGTCTATTACAGTACCTACAAGGTACCAAAGGATAAGATATCCACGGTGTTAGAGGGCCTGCTTTACATCAAAGAGAACCTTGATCAGTCGCTGTCATTCAGATATTCCTGTAGAATGGAAATATGCGGAAGCTGTGGCATGGAGATAGATGGAAAACCAAGAATGGCGTGTTCAACGATAGTAGAGGATCTTAAGAAGGACCATATAAAGATCGAACCGCTGAAACACTATAAGGTTATACGAGATCTCGTGGTTGATATCGATCCATTCTTTGATAAATACAGGGAGGTCAAACCTTACATAATCAGGGACGACGATGGGAAATATGACAAAGAACTTCCACAGACGCCGGAACAGTTCCATGAATATGCCAACTTTGCCATGTGCATAAAATGTGGCCTGTGCATGGCTGCATGCCCGATTGAGGGATCAGATCCAAATTATCTGGGGCCTGCACCGCTGGCAGCAGCATGGAGATACATAGCTGATAACCGTGATCAGGGGGCAAAATACAGAGTCGAAGTTGTCGATGGTGAGGAAGGTACGTCCAGATGCCACTTCGCAGGTGAATGCACTGAGGTCTGCCCCAAGGGCGTGGATCCATCATTCGCAATACAGAAACTAAGAAGAACAGCCCTGAAGATTGAGATTGCGAGCATATTTGGAGGGAGATGA
- a CDS encoding succinate dehydrogenase, cytochrome b556 subunit — translation MVEVNKEMKEGITAWAKFYKKGMGYFAFAFHRLSGLVILFYLYLHYTVLSNLLRGQATYNAIVRSITYGPYDSFLVLDFLLALVIFYHGANGVRLALNEFGIGMYHHKALFITFEIIAMVLLGLFDYYALQFVGVGF, via the coding sequence ATGGTTGAAGTTAATAAAGAGATGAAAGAAGGGATAACCGCTTGGGCCAAATTCTACAAGAAGGGTATGGGATATTTCGCCTTTGCCTTCCACAGGCTTTCTGGCCTGGTAATACTGTTTTACCTGTATCTGCATTACACCGTTCTGTCAAACCTTTTGAGAGGACAGGCCACATACAATGCCATCGTAAGATCAATAACATACGGACCATATGATAGTTTTCTTGTGCTGGACTTCCTGCTGGCTCTGGTTATATTCTATCATGGGGCCAATGGTGTGAGACTTGCTCTCAATGAGTTCGGTATAGGTATGTACCATCACAAGGCATTGTTCATCACCTTCGAGATCATAGCGATGGTGCTCCTGGGTCTATTCGACTATTATGCATTGCAGTTTGTGGGGGTAGGTTTCTAA
- a CDS encoding succinate dehydrogenase hydrophobic membrane anchor subunit, with translation MAEKEKMKYGSLNRFVQAVTGLFLMFFLGVHLYVAHIDFGHPVAFFSSVINQLHNPWWLAFFLIFVYIITYHGVNGLNHIIADTSISEKAKRNIGIALMVIYVITIIYGTILALLVARMTVPA, from the coding sequence ATGGCGGAGAAGGAAAAGATGAAATATGGATCACTCAACAGATTCGTTCAGGCTGTAACTGGCCTTTTCCTGATGTTCTTCCTCGGCGTTCACCTATATGTAGCACATATAGATTTCGGCCATCCTGTAGCATTCTTCAGTTCAGTCATAAATCAGCTGCACAATCCATGGTGGCTCGCCTTCTTCCTGATCTTTGTTTACATAATCACTTACCACGGCGTAAATGGTCTTAACCATATAATAGCTGATACAAGCATAAGCGAGAAGGCCAAGAGGAATATAGGGATCGCACTCATGGTCATATACGTGATAACCATAATATATGGAACCATACTGGCTCTTCTCGTGGCCAGGATGACAGTTCCAGCATAA
- a CDS encoding CoA-binding protein: MYDDIEMILKNSRIVAVVGISDKPERDSYRVAKYLSENGYEIIPVNPAIESWNGKKAYRDLTSIPVPVDVVDVFRKPEAVPEIVDQAILKGARVLWLQEGIQHKEAEERARKNGLLVVSDRCMMKEHMKLMGK, translated from the coding sequence ATGTATGATGATATCGAAATGATCCTTAAAAACAGCAGAATTGTGGCTGTTGTTGGTATCTCCGATAAGCCGGAAAGAGACAGCTATAGAGTTGCAAAATATCTTTCAGAAAATGGCTATGAAATAATACCTGTTAATCCTGCAATAGAATCATGGAATGGTAAAAAGGCGTACAGGGACTTAACATCGATTCCTGTACCGGTGGATGTGGTGGATGTATTCAGGAAACCTGAAGCTGTTCCAGAAATCGTAGATCAGGCCATTTTAAAGGGTGCTAGAGTCTTATGGCTTCAGGAAGGTATACAGCATAAGGAGGCGGAAGAAAGGGCCAGAAAGAATGGTCTTCTGGTTGTATCAGACAGATGTATGATGAAGGAGCACATGAAGCTTATGGGCAAATGA
- a CDS encoding transcription factor S yields MFCPKCGSLMTPMNGKYVCPSCGYEISKNKETIKIVAKSSDKETIMIKEEVSAEPLDSDAVCPRCHHKGARYVLKQTRSADEPETKFYTCEECGYRWREY; encoded by the coding sequence ATGTTTTGTCCAAAATGTGGTTCTCTCATGACCCCAATGAATGGGAAATATGTATGCCCATCATGCGGGTATGAAATATCAAAGAATAAGGAGACCATAAAGATAGTGGCAAAGAGCTCAGATAAGGAGACAATAATGATAAAGGAAGAGGTATCTGCGGAGCCCCTGGATTCAGATGCCGTATGCCCAAGATGCCATCACAAAGGCGCAAGATATGTGCTGAAACAAACAAGATCGGCTGATGAACCTGAAACAAAGTTCTACACCTGCGAAGAATGCGGATACAGGTGGAGGGAATATTGA
- a CDS encoding zinc ribbon domain-containing protein: MPVYDPDEHEILQEKSSMTRGGEQYFKGTLYLSDKRLIYEEKGHRGFIHAHPAKILLDLPLYLIINISTAVPRIKLGTKKTLSVEFVTDKGDDRATFVLKDPEKWKKEMERWTTDAKRRHDQEEKLKLEEQRRREIELARAKAPTANIGMYINAGKKEDGKNIPKFIESAVSEEKENIFEGQEQPALPRTKKCPNCGKDIPADSVYCPYCGFKQP, from the coding sequence ATGCCTGTTTACGACCCAGATGAACATGAGATCCTCCAAGAAAAATCAAGCATGACCCGTGGAGGAGAGCAATATTTCAAGGGTACTCTCTATCTTAGCGACAAACGCCTGATATACGAAGAGAAAGGCCATAGGGGATTCATACATGCTCATCCAGCGAAGATATTGCTGGATCTGCCCCTCTATTTAATTATAAATATATCCACAGCTGTACCGAGAATAAAACTTGGTACAAAGAAAACATTATCTGTTGAGTTCGTCACGGATAAAGGTGATGATAGAGCCACATTCGTCCTGAAGGATCCAGAAAAATGGAAGAAAGAAATGGAGAGATGGACAACAGACGCAAAGCGTAGACATGATCAGGAAGAAAAACTTAAACTTGAAGAGCAGAGAAGAAGGGAGATAGAGCTCGCCCGTGCCAAGGCTCCAACTGCCAACATAGGCATGTATATAAATGCCGGCAAAAAGGAAGATGGAAAGAATATACCTAAATTTATAGAGTCTGCTGTTTCTGAAGAGAAGGAAAATATCTTCGAAGGGCAGGAGCAACCGGCCTTACCTAGAACTAAAAAATGCCCAAACTGCGGTAAAGACATTCCTGCAGATTCCGTCTACTGCCCATATTGTGGATTCAAGCAGCCATAA
- a CDS encoding DMT family transporter, translating to MKEIKYLIPYVIISSFSYYFAKNGVDQVSPAIFMSMRYFIAGLSLLPFAKHMKLSWSVVVLSVMTSTSTALWAYGLIYVSPAESAILSYSMPVFSLPIAFLMVKERPSRIEIAGITIGFAGVMLYGLPLMHGFTLFGAVLTLANAVFWALFTVYYRKLKEEDPISINTMQFFIGGVILLAYIPFDARFDPGLSFIADVLWMALLGGSVQFILWNVMIKMSSVNKITVLAFSVPIFTMILSIIIDHEIPNFMEIAGVITMFTGIFISRLRGGISIVKETST from the coding sequence ATGAAAGAGATAAAGTACCTCATTCCTTATGTGATCATAAGCTCATTCTCTTACTATTTTGCCAAGAATGGAGTCGATCAGGTCTCACCGGCAATCTTCATGTCCATGAGGTACTTTATAGCAGGACTTTCGCTCCTGCCATTTGCGAAACATATGAAGCTTTCGTGGAGTGTGGTGGTACTATCAGTAATGACCTCCACAAGCACAGCTCTGTGGGCATACGGGCTCATATATGTATCGCCTGCCGAATCCGCAATATTGAGTTATTCCATGCCCGTCTTCTCGCTACCCATAGCTTTCCTGATGGTGAAGGAAAGACCGTCCAGGATAGAGATCGCCGGCATAACAATAGGTTTTGCGGGAGTGATGCTGTACGGATTGCCTTTGATGCACGGATTCACTCTTTTCGGCGCGGTACTCACTCTTGCAAATGCAGTATTCTGGGCACTCTTTACAGTATATTACAGGAAACTCAAGGAGGAGGATCCTATATCAATAAACACCATGCAGTTTTTCATAGGTGGTGTTATATTATTAGCCTATATCCCTTTCGATGCCAGATTTGATCCGGGATTATCCTTCATAGCGGATGTTCTCTGGATGGCACTGCTTGGAGGTTCAGTACAGTTTATACTCTGGAACGTAATGATAAAAATGAGTTCAGTTAATAAGATAACAGTACTCGCATTTTCAGTGCCAATTTTCACAATGATCCTTTCGATAATCATAGATCATGAGATACCTAATTTTATGGAGATCGCTGGCGTCATAACAATGTTCACTGGGATATTTATCTCAAGACTGAGGGGCGGGATATCCATAGTCAAGGAAACAAGCACCTGA
- a CDS encoding DsrE family protein has translation MKAIINVTEPGKINVTIASALNLIREDPDAAVEIVFHSDAIDYVCSNENEERLSSLMSKGVDIVACRNSLIAKKLDEKSVIKGVRIVNAGIYEVLKKESEGWLYIKL, from the coding sequence ATGAAAGCGATCATTAATGTTACAGAACCAGGAAAGATTAACGTTACAATAGCCAGTGCCCTCAATCTTATCAGAGAGGATCCAGATGCAGCGGTGGAGATCGTGTTTCATTCAGATGCGATAGACTATGTATGCAGTAATGAAAATGAAGAAAGGCTATCCTCCTTGATGAGCAAGGGCGTGGATATCGTGGCATGCAGAAATTCGCTGATAGCGAAGAAATTGGATGAAAAATCGGTCATAAAGGGCGTCAGAATAGTTAATGCAGGTATATATGAAGTTCTGAAAAAGGAATCTGAGGGCTGGCTATATATAAAGCTGTGA
- a CDS encoding RNA methyltransferase, which translates to MSRAEYISENVYVVLVYPKYQGNIGAVARSMWNSGLKHLIIVGNKPEDEAFARSMGGRFILENAEIVDDFSCIVSRFNIIAATSSTASNDEKHFRRLPLTPEKFWDEMAGENGKIALVFGREDDGLRNAEIEKCNYFINIPGNPEYPVYNLSHAVAIILYVMFTRFNPPENIEVAAIVPEHEDLMIRDIIQIMRMTSYPEHKIRNTEVLIRRLIARSHMSDREYFRMMGVIRRVKDSLSRVVKDESDH; encoded by the coding sequence ATGTCCAGAGCTGAATACATATCTGAAAATGTATACGTAGTTCTCGTATACCCAAAATATCAGGGAAATATTGGTGCAGTGGCCAGATCCATGTGGAATTCTGGTCTTAAGCACCTCATAATAGTGGGGAATAAACCTGAAGATGAGGCTTTCGCCAGGTCAATGGGCGGAAGATTCATACTCGAGAACGCTGAAATAGTAGATGATTTTTCTTGCATCGTGTCTAGGTTCAATATTATTGCGGCAACGTCTAGTACGGCTTCGAATGACGAGAAGCATTTTAGAAGATTGCCGCTCACACCTGAGAAATTTTGGGATGAAATGGCTGGCGAAAATGGTAAAATAGCTCTTGTCTTTGGAAGGGAGGACGATGGCCTCAGAAATGCGGAGATTGAAAAATGCAATTATTTCATCAATATTCCAGGAAATCCGGAATATCCAGTATACAATCTCTCACATGCGGTCGCAATAATTCTTTATGTGATGTTTACCAGATTCAACCCTCCAGAGAATATCGAAGTAGCTGCCATAGTACCAGAGCACGAGGATCTCATGATAAGAGATATAATACAGATAATGAGAATGACATCGTATCCCGAACATAAGATCAGGAACACCGAGGTTCTCATCAGGAGGCTGATCGCTAGATCGCATATGAGCGATCGGGAATATTTCAGAATGATGGGTGTTATCAGGAGAGTAAAGGATAGTCTCTCGAGGGTCGTTAAAGATGAAAGCGATCATTAA
- a CDS encoding peptidylprolyl isomerase → MKSLNDGDFIKIEFEMRVGEDKKLVSTSKADLAKENDIFDEKAKYGDIVVIVGQDGIFKEVNEAFKKAEPGKEFEVEIPPEDAFGQRLPSNIKIHTMREFQRLNIDPQVGKEVEINRRVGRIISVTPGRVLVDYNHRWAGKTVYYKFKINGVITDPVEKVNAIIANNYDSEGFTVSIDKDIHIEIPESAKFSLQWIDAKYNIVNTVRKYIPGYDIVILEVYKKQEEQKTEGEQAKTESTEVKEKKQEPSESQPEQKQENVQS, encoded by the coding sequence GTGAAATCATTGAATGATGGAGATTTCATTAAGATAGAATTCGAGATGCGCGTTGGTGAAGATAAGAAACTGGTTTCTACCAGCAAAGCGGATCTTGCAAAGGAAAATGATATTTTTGACGAGAAGGCCAAGTATGGAGATATCGTTGTCATAGTTGGCCAGGATGGAATTTTTAAGGAAGTTAATGAAGCCTTTAAGAAGGCGGAGCCTGGAAAGGAATTCGAGGTTGAAATACCGCCTGAGGATGCTTTCGGGCAGCGATTGCCCTCAAATATAAAGATACATACAATGCGCGAATTCCAGAGGCTCAATATAGACCCGCAGGTTGGAAAGGAGGTTGAAATAAATAGAAGAGTGGGCAGGATAATCTCGGTTACACCTGGCAGGGTTCTTGTGGACTACAATCACAGATGGGCAGGAAAGACCGTCTATTATAAATTCAAGATAAATGGAGTGATAACGGATCCAGTTGAGAAGGTAAACGCAATTATAGCGAACAATTACGATTCTGAGGGCTTCACCGTATCCATCGACAAGGATATACACATAGAAATACCAGAATCAGCCAAATTCAGTCTACAATGGATCGATGCGAAATACAACATAGTCAATACCGTAAGAAAATACATCCCCGGATACGATATAGTCATACTTGAGGTATACAAGAAGCAGGAAGAGCAGAAGACGGAGGGAGAACAGGCCAAGACAGAGAGTACAGAAGTGAAGGAGAAGAAACAGGAACCCAGCGAAAGCCAGCCTGAACAGAAGCAGGAGAATGTCCAGAGCTGA